The DNA window CTACATGGAGCCCGGCGCCGGTGGCATCGGCATACGGACCACCGCGTTCTTCAGCGCCTTCCACGACCTGGCGGGGAACCCGGAGCGTGCCGAGCTACGCGCGGCGGCACGGCAGTCGGGCGTGAGCCTCGCCTCGCAGATTCGGGCGGTCCACGGCGCGCTTGAGGGCGTGGAGGGCGACATCGCCGACCAGGTGCGCGCGAACATCTTGGACGCCAACAGCCTGGCTGGCCAGGTGGCCGAGCTGAACACGCAGATCGCCAACAGTCTCGCCGTGGGCGACCACCCGAACGACCTGCAGGACCGGCGCGACGAGATCATCCGGCGTCTGGGCGCGCTGGCCGGCGTCGACAGCACGGTGGAACTCGACGCCGGAGGCAAGCCGACCGGGCACGTGAGCGTGTTCGTGGCGGGTTTCGCACTGGTGCAGGGAGGCCACGCCGCCGAGTTGCCAGAGCGTTTCCAGTTCTCCGGCGGCACGCCCTACCTCGTCGACGGCGACGAGCGCATCGAGTTGCGCGGCGGGTCCCTGGCGGGCATGGCGCGCGCCTCGGAGCACATCGCGGCGTACAAGAGCGATCTGGACGCGCTCGCCTCGACCCTGATCGGCAGCGTGAACGCGCTTCACAGCACCGGGTACGGCCAGGACGGCCAGACTGGCATCGCCTTCTTCACCGGCGCCGGCGCGGCGGACATCGCCGTGAGCCCTGAGGTGCAGACCGACGCAGGGGCCATCGCGGCCGGCGCCGCGCTCCCTGGCGGTGGCGCTCCCCCGCCAGGAAACGGCGAGGCGGCCCGCGCCATCGCCGACCTGGCCGACGCGCGCCTGATCGGCCAGCAGACGCTTGGCGAGAGCTACGCTACCTCCGTCGCGCTCGTCGGAGCCGACGCCCGCACCTACGCCGAGCGCACCGACAGCCTGGACCTGCTCGTGGAGCAGCTTCAGAGCCTGCGTAGCTCCGTCTCCGGCGTGTCGCTGAATGAGGAGCTCACCATGATGCTGCAGCATCAGCGCTCCTACCAGGCCGCCGCTCGCCTGCTCAACACGTTCGACGACGCGCTCAAGACGCTGATCGACACGCTCGGGCGCTAGGAGGCGACACGATGCGTATCAGCACCGATATGCTGCTGCGGAACTCGCTTTCGGGCATCAACCGCTCCTACGAGCGCTTCTCGGCTGCCCAGCAGCAGCTTGGCACTGGTAAGCGCATCACGAAGCCGTCGGACGACCCGCAGGGGCTCGGACTCGCGATCAACATGCGCGAGGTGCAGGACCGTATCGCCCAGTACCAGCGCAACATAAACGACGCCCGCGGGTTCATGGCCACGAGCGATGCGGCGCTGGGGCAGGCGGTCACGCTTGTGCGGCAGGCCAGGACCCTCGGCATCGAGACGGTCAATGGCAGCATCGACCCGGACGAACGGGCGATCATCGCGCAACAAGTGAACGACATCATCCGCGCCGTCGGCAACCTGGGGAACGCCACCTATGGATCGCGGTACGTGTTCGGCGGCCAGGAGACGCGCAAGCCGCCAATGGAGTCACGGAGCAACCGCTACGTGTACGTTGGGGCGGCGGATGGCGGCGGCGCCGATGCGCTGACCACGGAGCTCGGCTCGGGCGACTACATGCGGATCAACGGCACGGCCGATCGGCTCTTCATACCGGCGATCGACGCGCTGTCGAGCTTGCGCGACAGCATTGCCAACGGCAGCCAGGACCACATCTCGCGAGAGGACCTGACGGCGATCGACGCGCAGCTGGGGGTGCTGCTCGGGGCTCGCGCCGACATCGGCGCCAAGGTGCAGCGCCTCGACCAGGCGAGATCGCGGCACGAACAGACGACGCTCACCGTGACCGCGCTGATCTCCAGCATCGAGGACGCGGACATCCCGAAGGTCGTCGTGGACATGACCACGGCGGAGCTAACCTACCAGGCGGCGCTCGCGTCCGCCGCGCGCGGGCTCTCCCAGAGCCTGCTGGACTACCTGCGATGACAGCGCGACACGAACCTCGGTCCGGGGCCGCGGGCAACGGCCGGGCCACGCGCCCGGCCGCCGCGGGAACAGGCCGCAGCGAGGAGCAGATGACCACTACGCAGACCGCCTGGACGGCGCGCACCACGCGCTTCGGACCCATCGAGGTGAGCGACGACCTGGTGATCACGATCTTGGGCGGGCTGATCGGATTTGAGGCGTGCGAGCGGTTCGTCGTGCTGCGCAACGACGACGCAAGCCCGCTGCGTTGGCTTCAGTCGCTGGACGACGGCTCCGTCGCCTTTCCCGCAATGGACCCCCGGACCTTTATGCCGGAGTACTCGCCGAGCATTCCGGGCGCCGACGCGGCACAATTGGAGTTGACGGCCGACACGCCGCGGTTGCTGCTGACCATCGTCACGATCCCGCGCGACAACCCGCGCGGCATGACGGCCAACCTGCTGGGGCCGGTCGTGGTGAACGCGCAAACCCGCCGCGGGCGCCAGGTGATCGCGCTGAACGACTCGTACCCCATACGGTACCGTATCCTCGCCGATACGGCCGGGTGAGCCGGAGGCCACGGCTCGCGTCGGGGCGCCA is part of the Chthonomonadales bacterium genome and encodes:
- the flgL gene encoding flagellar hook-associated protein FlgL; the encoded protein is MRISTDMLLRNSLSGINRSYERFSAAQQQLGTGKRITKPSDDPQGLGLAINMREVQDRIAQYQRNINDARGFMATSDAALGQAVTLVRQARTLGIETVNGSIDPDERAIIAQQVNDIIRAVGNLGNATYGSRYVFGGQETRKPPMESRSNRYVYVGAADGGGADALTTELGSGDYMRINGTADRLFIPAIDALSSLRDSIANGSQDHISREDLTAIDAQLGVLLGARADIGAKVQRLDQARSRHEQTTLTVTALISSIEDADIPKVVVDMTTAELTYQAALASAARGLSQSLLDYLR
- the flgK gene encoding flagellar hook-associated protein FlgK; amino-acid sequence: MASTFGTFEIARGAMRTSQTAMTVIGHNIANINTPGYSRQTVEIVATEPYTVPGLDHGRPGQVGTGVDVASIRRVRDVFVDQRLQAAGAERAEVSQLAELLDRVQSLYMEPGAGGIGIRTTAFFSAFHDLAGNPERAELRAAARQSGVSLASQIRAVHGALEGVEGDIADQVRANILDANSLAGQVAELNTQIANSLAVGDHPNDLQDRRDEIIRRLGALAGVDSTVELDAGGKPTGHVSVFVAGFALVQGGHAAELPERFQFSGGTPYLVDGDERIELRGGSLAGMARASEHIAAYKSDLDALASTLIGSVNALHSTGYGQDGQTGIAFFTGAGAADIAVSPEVQTDAGAIAAGAALPGGGAPPPGNGEAARAIADLADARLIGQQTLGESYATSVALVGADARTYAERTDSLDLLVEQLQSLRSSVSGVSLNEELTMMLQHQRSYQAAARLLNTFDDALKTLIDTLGR
- a CDS encoding flagellar assembly protein FliW, producing MTTTQTAWTARTTRFGPIEVSDDLVITILGGLIGFEACERFVVLRNDDASPLRWLQSLDDGSVAFPAMDPRTFMPEYSPSIPGADAAQLELTADTPRLLLTIVTIPRDNPRGMTANLLGPVVVNAQTRRGRQVIALNDSYPIRYRILADTAG